TGGTTCTCCCCGGGTAATCGCCCTCATCAGGGCCTCTGCCGTTGCTATATCGCCGTACTCCGCACTCGCCCGGATGGCTGCCGTCGCGTCCGAGAGGAGCTTCTTCGTGAGCGCCCGCGTCAGGTCGTCGATGACCTCCGCCGTGCGGCCGTTCTTCTCTCCCAGGCGGGCGAGCGCCCGGTCGCGTTCACGCGCCCGGACCGACTCCGCCCAGGTGTAGAGGAGGGCGAGCGTCTCGTCGGCCGCCGTCCGCCGGAGGAGCCGGGTGAAGTGGTCGACCTCCTCGTCGATGATCTCCCGCGCCCGGTCCGCCTCGCTCCGCCGGGAGCCCATGGCGGCGTCGTTGATGCTCCGGAGGTCGTCGATGGTGAAGAGGTGCACCCCCTCGATCGCCCGCACCCCGTCCTCGACGTCGCGGGGCTGGGCGATGTCGATGAGGATCAGGTGGCGGGGGTGCTGGTCGAGCGGCCAGAGGCGCTCCTCCATCACCTCCCGGATCTCCTCGGTCCGGATGACCGGGTGCGGTGCGGCGGTGCAGGAGATGACGACGTCGGAGAGCGCGATGTAGCGGTAGAGGTCCTTGAAACTGACCGCACGCCCTCCGATCTTGTCTGCAAGCACCACCGCCCGCTCGTAGGTCCGGTTCGCGACGTAGATGGCCGTGAGGTCCTTGGCGGCGAGCGCCTGCGCCACCAGGAGCCCCATCTCCCCGCTCCCCACGACCAGGATATGCCGGTCGCGGAGGGTGCCGAGGAGCTTCTCCGCGAGCGTCACGGCCGCCGAACCGATCGAGACCGCGCCGCGGTTGATCTGCGTCTGGCGCCGGACCCGGACCCCTACGTGCACCGCTTTGTTGATGCAGAGCCCGATGACGCTGCTCGCGGTCCCCGCCTCCTCCGCGGCCGCGAGCGCGCGCTTGAGCTGCCCGAGGATCTGGTCCTCCCCGACGACCAGGGAGTCGATGCCCGCGGCGAGCTCGAGGAGATGGCGGGAGACGGCCTCGCCCTCGAAGACCGTAAACCCGCCTCTCCCCTGCTCCTGCAGGAATCCTTCAAGGCTCCGTCCGTCGCCCTGCACGAGGACTTCGACCCGGTTGCAGGTCTGAAGGAGAAGGGCGCCCCGGAACCGCTCCCGCGCCTCATGGAGAAACGCCGTCTCGTCGGGGAACCGGAACGCTTCGAGCGTCGCGATATCCGCGATATGGTGGTTGATGCCCGCGAGCGCGAGCGGAGTCGTGAACGGTTCAGGCATGCAGATACCTCTCGATCGCCATCGCGCGCGCCCGGTCGTAGTCGGCGGCGAGCGCCTCCCGGATCTCGTCGTCCGAGAGGATCTTCCAGAGAGCTTTCGACCGCTCCTCCTGTACCGGTTCGATCTCTTTGAGCACCGAACGCATCTCTTCCTGCAGTTCAATCATCCGATCGAGATCCGCATACTCCGTCTCGAGCCGCATGCGGAGGTAACGGGAGACTGCAGGACTCTTCCCGCGGGTGCTGATCGCGACCAGGTAGCGGCTGCCCCGGACGACCGACGGGATGATGACATCCCCGGCCTCGCCGGCGGCGTTGTTGAAGAGGATACCGGCTCCGGCGCAGAGCCTCCCGATACGGTCGTTGAGGGCCGGGTCCGGCGTCGCCGCTACCGCGAGAAACGCACCCGCGAGGAGGGCCTGGAGCGCTTCATCCGCGAGGGCCGAGAGGTCGGCCTCCTGCCGCTCTACCGCGAGGCCCTCAAGGTCCGGTGAGAACGAACGGCTGATCACCGTCACCTCCGCCTCATGCTCGAAGTATGCAGCCTTCCGGGCACCGACATCGCCTCCCCCGAAGATGAGCACCCTCCTGCCCATCAGGTCAAGCATGAGAGGGATCATTCTTCTATACTGTGGTGAACGGACTACATTAAAGTGTTGAAAAACCCGTTTCCCCTGCAGCCCGTCGGCATATGCCCACTGGCCGGGCCGCCGGCACCGGTTTACCCGAAGAAGGTTTTAACCGCAGGGAGATCCTTTTCTTCGTGAGAGATATGGCTGAAGAGATCTACGCATTCAGCAGGCTCGAGGAGACGTTCAGTCGCACGAAAAGCCTGCTCTGGCCCCCGAACCGGGGGATATGGCTCCGCCTGGCCGTGATCGCGCTCTTTGTGGGAGGTGGAGCAAGCTTCCCGAACTTCTCCCAGTACAACTTCGGGGGAGGCGACCTCCCGCCCGGCATGGATGGGTCCTTCTCCGGGATAATGCCGCTGATCGCAGCGTTCGTCATCGTCGTGCTGGGGCTCGCCCTCCTCTGGATGCTCGTCGGCGCGGCGATGCAGTTCGTCTTCGTCGATATGCTCTCGACGGGGGAGATCCGTATCAGGCGCTTCTTTGGTGAGCGGTTTGGAAAAGGCGTCCGGCTCTTCCTCTTCCAGTTCGTCTTCATGCTGGCCCTGATCATCGGCGTCGCAGCGCTCGCCTTCGCGCTCTTCGGACTGGCGGGGGCAGGATCCCGCTTCGGGGTATCGGCCCTCGTGCTTCTGCTCATCCCGGCCCTCCTGATC
This portion of the Methanoculleus caldifontis genome encodes:
- the hemA gene encoding glutamyl-tRNA reductase — encoded protein: MPEPFTTPLALAGINHHIADIATLEAFRFPDETAFLHEARERFRGALLLQTCNRVEVLVQGDGRSLEGFLQEQGRGGFTVFEGEAVSRHLLELAAGIDSLVVGEDQILGQLKRALAAAEEAGTASSVIGLCINKAVHVGVRVRRQTQINRGAVSIGSAAVTLAEKLLGTLRDRHILVVGSGEMGLLVAQALAAKDLTAIYVANRTYERAVVLADKIGGRAVSFKDLYRYIALSDVVISCTAAPHPVIRTEEIREVMEERLWPLDQHPRHLILIDIAQPRDVEDGVRAIEGVHLFTIDDLRSINDAAMGSRRSEADRAREIIDEEVDHFTRLLRRTAADETLALLYTWAESVRARERDRALARLGEKNGRTAEVIDDLTRALTKKLLSDATAAIRASAEYGDIATAEALMRAITRGEPCSQNDE
- a CDS encoding precorrin-2 dehydrogenase/sirohydrochlorin ferrochelatase family protein produces the protein MIPLMLDLMGRRVLIFGGGDVGARKAAYFEHEAEVTVISRSFSPDLEGLAVERQEADLSALADEALQALLAGAFLAVAATPDPALNDRIGRLCAGAGILFNNAAGEAGDVIIPSVVRGSRYLVAISTRGKSPAVSRYLRMRLETEYADLDRMIELQEEMRSVLKEIEPVQEERSKALWKILSDDEIREALAADYDRARAMAIERYLHA
- a CDS encoding DUF7544 domain-containing protein, whose product is MAEEIYAFSRLEETFSRTKSLLWPPNRGIWLRLAVIALFVGGGASFPNFSQYNFGGGDLPPGMDGSFSGIMPLIAAFVIVVLGLALLWMLVGAAMQFVFVDMLSTGEIRIRRFFGERFGKGVRLFLFQFVFMLALIIGVAALAFALFGLAGAGSRFGVSALVLLLIPALLIVALLVGVVFLLTIDFVVPIMIREDCGVIEGWRRLIGVMSGNLWQTAAYVVVKFVLGLIAALVQAVLVILAMLVVAIPFVLVGIVLLAVLQAANYALLLLLLIPYLIIVIPVGLLIAVPFVTFFRYYGLLVLAGLAPEYRLLPE